One Synechococcus sp. Nb3U1 genomic window, AAAATAGCAAATCGCTAGGCTTTTTCGATGCTTTTTATACTGTTTTGCTTGAGGAGGTATTGGTTGTGTCTGTACTGGTGAATGTGGAGCAGGTAGAAAAGTCTTTTGGTTTACCTGGAGGTCAGGAATATCTCGCTCTCAAAGGCATTAATTTGCAGATCCATCAAGGAGAATTCGTTTCCCTGATTGGGCATTCTGGTTGTGGTAAGTCTACCCTCTTGAATATGGTGTCGGGTTTGGCTTTGCCTACAGGTGGGGTAGTAGCTTTGGATGGACAAACCATCACTGCCCCTGGCCCGGATCGCATGGTGGTGTTTCAGCATTACTCTCTGTTGCCTTGGCTAACTGTGCGGCAAAATGTTGCCTTGGCTGTGAATGCGGTTCTGAAAAATTATTCCCAGGCAGAACGACAACAGATTATTGAGGAGCACATCGATTTGGTGGGGTTACGCCATGCTGCTGATAAGCCTCCGGCCCAGCTGTCAGGGGGTATGAAGCAGCGGGTGGCCATCGCTCGCGCTCTTGCTTTACGGCCCAAAGTGTTGTTATTGGATGAGCCATTTGGGGCTTTGGATGCTCTGACACGAGGCAATTTGCAAGAGCAACTGATGCGCATATGTGAAGAACATCACATGACCACCATTATGGTCACCCATGATGTGGACGAGGCGGTGCTGCTCTCGGATCGGGTAGTCATGCTCACCAATGGGCCGGGATCCCATATCGGTAATATTTTAACCATCGATATTCCCCGCCCTCGCCGTCGCTTGGAGGTGGTGAATCACCCCAGCTACTATAGCTACCGTAGCGAAATCATCTACTTTTTAAATCAACAAAAACGGATTAAACAATGGCGTGCCCGCAAAGAGGCGGTGATTGCCCGACATGGCTTGGAAAAGGTCAACCTGGATATTGGCTTTGTGCCTCTGACCGCCTGTGCTCCGCTAGCGGTGGCTCAAGAAAAGGGCTTTTTTGCTAAGCACGGATTAGAAGAGGTGAAGCTGGTGCGGGAAACCAGTTGGCGTGGGATCCAAGATGGCATCATTGGGGGGTATTTGGATGGTGCCCAAATGCCCGCCGGTATGCCGATATGGATGTCTTTGGGGGGTGGAGACAATTCCCCGCAGCCGATAGTGACGGCCCTGACCCTCACCCGCAATGGCAACGCCATTACCCTACACAAACGCTTTTACGAGCAAGGGATCCACACCCTCAGCCAGCTGAAGGCCTACATTCTGGATAGCCCCAGCCGGCAACTCACCTTTGGGGTGGTGCATCCCAGCTCAATGCACAATTTGCTGTTGCGCTACTGGTTGGCCGCCGGTGGGATCCACCCCGACCAGGATGTAGTGCTGAAAACCTTGCCCCCGGCCCAGATGGTGGCCAATTTGACGGCGGGCAACATCGATGGCTACTGTGTGGGGGAACCCTGGAATTTGCGGGCCGCCCTCGAAGGCAGCGGCTTTACGGTGGCCACTGATCTGGAAATTTGGCTGGGGCATCCGGGCAAGGTGCTGGGGGTACGGGAAGACTGGGCCAGAGCCTATCCCAATACCCACATTGCCTTGGTCAAGGCCCTTATGGAGGCCTGTCGCTACTGCGAGGATTCAGCCCATCACGAGGAAATTCGCGAGCTCCTCAGCCGACGCGCCTACCTGAGCACGGACAAAAGCTACATCCATCTGGGGGATCCCCATCGTATCACCTGTGACCTGGATACCCCGATGCGGGAATATGCCCACCATCAGTTCTTTTTGGGAGCGGGTAACCGCCCCAGCCGCACGGAGCATCTGTGGATGATGACCCAGATGGCTCGCTGGGGAGATCTGCCCTTCCCCCGCAACTGGGTGGAGATCTTAGAGCGGGTCTGCCAAGTAGGGGTTTTCAGTACAGCGGCCCGTGAGTTGGGCATTGATGTCTCCTATCAGCGGCATCCCATTCAATTGTTTGATGGAGTTCCCTTCAATGGGGAGGATCCCGTGGCTTACCTCAACAGTTTGCCCATCAAACACGATATCTACATGGCAGAAGTGGCCTTGAACCGCCGTCCATTGGTGCTATCGTAACCATGATTGCCCATGCTCATCTATAGTGACTCATAGCGATCACTTTAGATCTTTGGTTACTTTGATTTGGGCATTCCAGTCTATCTCTCACCCCTAGCCAATTCCAAGAACTTTGCTTAGGAGTAAGCTCAAATGACGGCAATTCTGACCGATCCTGCCAAGATTCAAGTAGCAGCCAAACCTTACCTAAGTATTGAAAATGTCAGCAAAATCTATCCCACCCCCAAAGGTGACTACCCCGTTTTGCGAGACATCAACCTCACCATTCAGGAAGGTGAGTTTGTCTGCCTAGTCGGACACTCCGGTTGCGGCAAGACCACTCTTCTGAACATGGTGTCTGGCTTTGCTCAGCCGACGAGCGGATCTGTACAGCTAAAAGGGCGAACCATCACAGCTCCGGGGCCAGATCGGATGGTGGTGTTCCAGGGTTATGCTCTGCTGCCTTGGCTGACTGTTTATGACAATGTCTATTTGGCAGTTCAATCGGTATTTCCCCAAAAGAGCCAGTCGGAAAAGCATCAAATTGTGGAGGAACATCTGCATTTGGTAGGACTAGGGGAAGCAGCCCAGAAGTATCCGCCGCAAATTTCGGGAGGGATGAAACAGCGAGTAGCGATTGCCCGTGCTCTGGTCATTCGCCCGGAAGTGCTGATTTTGGATGAGCCTTTTGGCGCTTTGGATGCCATCACCAAAGAAGAATTGCAGGAGGAGTTGCTGCGAATTTGGAACGATCACCGTTGTACGGTCTTGATGATCACTCACGATATCGATGAGGCTCTGTTTTTGGCCGATCGACTGGTGTTGATGACCAACGGCCCGGCGGCTACCATCGGACAGGTGATCGATATTCCCTTTGCTCGGCCCCGCGATCGGGAGCGCATTTTGGAAGATCCGCAATACTACCGCCTGCGCAATTCCATCTTAAGTTATCTCTACGGGCATGAGGCCAATCCAGAAGCAGCGCACTAACAGATCAGAGCTTCCAAGATCTAGCCCGTAAGACGATTGCTATGAAAAAATCTTGATTGCGAGAGCTGAAGATGCCGCGTGTTTATCCTTATCAACCGATTTTGCTGAGAATTTTGCATGGTGCAGCAGCAGTACTAACTGTTTTAGCTCTGATTTCAGGCTTTTGGGTTTACAACACCTATGACAAACGTTGGGGTGCCCTTCCTTTACCTACGCTAGGAGATATACAGGGTATTCACGGTACAATCGCTTTAACTTTTCTGTTGTTTTTGCCAATCTTTGCTCTTTATAGCTTTCATCTTGGCTATCGTCGCTTAATCCAAGAGCAATCACTTAGTCAGCTAAAAAAATATGGTAAGCCAGTTTTTTGGATCTCTATTCACCATTTGATTAATACACTGATGCTGCTTTCAGTAACGCTTGCAGTGGTGACAGGTCGAATGATGAAAGAAGAGTGGCTTCCCGCTAGAGAGATCAATCATCCATGGTATTTGGTGCATTTGATAGCCTGGGTATGTGTGTTTATCAGCATTGCACTGCATCTGCTGATGGGTGCCAAAGTCGGTGGAGTGCCTTTGCTTCTGTCTATGTTCAATTGGAAAGTCAAAGGCGAAGATTCTTTTCCCTCTTGGCTAAAAGGATTCAAGATCAAACACTCTAGCTTGGTTTTAAGAGCTACTGAATTTGTTGTGATTGGAGGAATTGTTTTGGCGTTTGTTTTGCCAGTTCTTAGTGTCTAATCTATATTTTTGTAAGGATTGATGCTCAGGGATCCCCGGATGAATTCAGCCGTTGCTGCTGGGCTAACCGGAAATTAAGCAAAATCACCGGTAAGATTCCCACCAACACGATCGCCAAAGCTGGGGCTCCTGCTTCCGCTAGCCGTTCATCAGCGGCCATCCGGTAGGTCTGCACCGCCAAGGTGTCAAAGTTAAAGGGCCGCAGCACCATTGTGGCGGGCAATTCTTTCATCACATCTACGAATACCAGGATCATCCCCCCCAGGATCCCTCCCCCCATCAGGGGTAGATGCACTCGCCACAGGGTTCCCAGGGATCCCTGGCCTAGGCTGCGGGCTGCTTCATCCAAGCTGGGAGGAATCCGCATCAGGGTGGCTTCGATGGTGGAGAGGGAAACCGCCAAAAATCGCACCAAATAGCCAAAAATTAACGCTGTGATTGTGCCACTGATCACCAAGCCAGGGGGTTGTTGGAAAAGTACCTGCCGCAGATGGCTCAACATCTGATCCAGCCGCCCCAGGGGGAGCAGTACCCCCACGGCGATCACCACCCCTGGCAGAGCATAGCCCAAAGACGACAGCTGTACCGCTAGGCGCAGACCCCAGGGGGATCCCAGGCGTCCTAACCCCTGCAGCCGCAGGCCATAAAGCACCAGCACGGATACCAATATGGCAATCACCGCCGTCACTGTGGCCAGCACCAAGCTGTTTTGGGCGTAGCTCCAGAAGCGGCGACCCAAGCTCCCCTGTCGTAGGGTCATATTCAACAGGATCAGGGCGGGAACGCCAAAGCCCAAGACAATCGGGATCCCACAGGCTAGCCAAGCTCCCACGGCTCGCATTCCCCGCAGGACATAACGACTGGCGGCGGGTTTGCACCCCTGGCGATAGTAGCGTGCTCGCCGTCGAGCCATTTGCTCTCCTACCATCAGCAGCAGCACCAACAGCAGCAACAAAGCTGACAACTGGGCTGCCGCCACCGGGTTGCCCAAGGCCGTCCAGGTTCGGTAAATGCCTGTCGTAAAGGTATCTACCCCGAAATAGCTGACGGTACCAAAATCATTCAGAGTTTCCATTAGCGCCAACAGAGCCCCAGCTACAATTCCTGGTCGGGCCAGGGGCAACGCCACCTTCCGAAAGCTGGCCCAAGGGCCGTAACCCAGGGATCGGCTCACCTCCAAGCAGGCCACTGATTGCTCCTGAAAAGCCAGCCGCGCCGCCAAATACACGTAGGGATATAAGGTGAGAATCAGCAGCAGCGTTGCCCCCCAGAGGGAGCGGATGTTGGGAAACCAGTAGTCGCCAATTCCCCAGCCGGTGATCCGCCGCAGCCAAATCTGAAAGCCGCCGGTTACCTGCAAAAAATCGGTATAGGCATAGGCCAAAACATAGGTGGGGGCCGCCAGGGGCAATACCAGCATCCATTCCAGCCAGGCCCGCCCCCAAAACTCACATAGGGTCACCAACCAGGCGGTGCCACTGCCTACCAGGATCACCCCCGTTGCCACCCCTACCATCATCAGTAGGGAATTGCGTACGTAAAGCCCTAGCACCGTCCCTGCCAGATGTTCCCACACCTGCCGCTCGTCCGCTAGCAGACTCAACAACACCGTCAGGGTGGGCACCAAAATTAGGCCCGTTAAAACCAGGGTGAGCAATGCCCAGCAGTTTAACCTAGGCCATTGCATTTTCCTGAGGCTGTGCCCAAAGTATTTCTTTAGGGGTGGCTCGGCCAGTTTGCTCATCCAACTTAGGTGAAATTTTCACAAACTCAAATTAATGTTCCTCTCTCAGTCGATAATCGGCTGAGAACCTGATCCCAATCAAGAAACCTTATTCTACCCTCTCACGAACCTGGGTTTGGATAAAGCCAAAGCTGGCATGGGTTCTGACATGGGCTAACTTACTCAAGATATCGGGGATCCCTGACCAGGGATCCCCACCCTCCGGAGCCAGGATCAAGTCTGTCTATCTGAATTAAGGTTTTTGAGCTAGATATTTGCTCCCGCCAAACCCTACTTCCAGCCGGCTCGATCCATGACCATCAATGCATCTGGGGTGACTCGGCCAATACTAGCGGCGTTGAGGGTATCTTCCTTAAAGCTGCCAAAGCTCGCCACCACCGAATCGATCTCCGCTCCCGCCAAAACCGGATACTCATTATTGCTCTGGGCGAAAATGGCTTGGGCTTCTGGCCCGGAGAGGAACTCTAGAAACTGGATAGCTGCTTCTTTGTTAGGAGAAGTTTTCAAAATACCAGCACCGCTGATATTGACATGAGTGCCGCGATCCTCCTGGTTGGGGAAGAAGACACCAATTTTCTCCGCCACCGCCCGATCTTCGGGGTTATCGGACT contains:
- a CDS encoding ABC transporter ATP-binding/substrate-binding protein (This model describes the ATP binding subunits of ATP-binding cassette (ABC) transporters for nitrate transport, or for bicarbonate transport, in bacteria and archaea.) codes for the protein MSVLVNVEQVEKSFGLPGGQEYLALKGINLQIHQGEFVSLIGHSGCGKSTLLNMVSGLALPTGGVVALDGQTITAPGPDRMVVFQHYSLLPWLTVRQNVALAVNAVLKNYSQAERQQIIEEHIDLVGLRHAADKPPAQLSGGMKQRVAIARALALRPKVLLLDEPFGALDALTRGNLQEQLMRICEEHHMTTIMVTHDVDEAVLLSDRVVMLTNGPGSHIGNILTIDIPRPRRRLEVVNHPSYYSYRSEIIYFLNQQKRIKQWRARKEAVIARHGLEKVNLDIGFVPLTACAPLAVAQEKGFFAKHGLEEVKLVRETSWRGIQDGIIGGYLDGAQMPAGMPIWMSLGGGDNSPQPIVTALTLTRNGNAITLHKRFYEQGIHTLSQLKAYILDSPSRQLTFGVVHPSSMHNLLLRYWLAAGGIHPDQDVVLKTLPPAQMVANLTAGNIDGYCVGEPWNLRAALEGSGFTVATDLEIWLGHPGKVLGVREDWARAYPNTHIALVKALMEACRYCEDSAHHEEIRELLSRRAYLSTDKSYIHLGDPHRITCDLDTPMREYAHHQFFLGAGNRPSRTEHLWMMTQMARWGDLPFPRNWVEILERVCQVGVFSTAARELGIDVSYQRHPIQLFDGVPFNGEDPVAYLNSLPIKHDIYMAEVALNRRPLVLS
- a CDS encoding nitrate ABC transporter ATP-binding protein (This model describes the ATP binding subunits of ATP-binding cassette (ABC) transporters for nitrate transport, or for bicarbonate transport, in bacteria and archaea.); translation: MTAILTDPAKIQVAAKPYLSIENVSKIYPTPKGDYPVLRDINLTIQEGEFVCLVGHSGCGKTTLLNMVSGFAQPTSGSVQLKGRTITAPGPDRMVVFQGYALLPWLTVYDNVYLAVQSVFPQKSQSEKHQIVEEHLHLVGLGEAAQKYPPQISGGMKQRVAIARALVIRPEVLILDEPFGALDAITKEELQEELLRIWNDHRCTVLMITHDIDEALFLADRLVLMTNGPAATIGQVIDIPFARPRDRERILEDPQYYRLRNSILSYLYGHEANPEAAH
- a CDS encoding cytochrome b/b6 domain-containing protein produces the protein MPRVYPYQPILLRILHGAAAVLTVLALISGFWVYNTYDKRWGALPLPTLGDIQGIHGTIALTFLLFLPIFALYSFHLGYRRLIQEQSLSQLKKYGKPVFWISIHHLINTLMLLSVTLAVVTGRMMKEEWLPAREINHPWYLVHLIAWVCVFISIALHLLMGAKVGGVPLLLSMFNWKVKGEDSFPSWLKGFKIKHSSLVLRATEFVVIGGIVLAFVLPVLSV
- a CDS encoding ABC transporter permease, whose amino-acid sequence is MQWPRLNCWALLTLVLTGLILVPTLTVLLSLLADERQVWEHLAGTVLGLYVRNSLLMMVGVATGVILVGSGTAWLVTLCEFWGRAWLEWMLVLPLAAPTYVLAYAYTDFLQVTGGFQIWLRRITGWGIGDYWFPNIRSLWGATLLLILTLYPYVYLAARLAFQEQSVACLEVSRSLGYGPWASFRKVALPLARPGIVAGALLALMETLNDFGTVSYFGVDTFTTGIYRTWTALGNPVAAAQLSALLLLLVLLLMVGEQMARRRARYYRQGCKPAASRYVLRGMRAVGAWLACGIPIVLGFGVPALILLNMTLRQGSLGRRFWSYAQNSLVLATVTAVIAILVSVLVLYGLRLQGLGRLGSPWGLRLAVQLSSLGYALPGVVIAVGVLLPLGRLDQMLSHLRQVLFQQPPGLVISGTITALIFGYLVRFLAVSLSTIEATLMRIPPSLDEAARSLGQGSLGTLWRVHLPLMGGGILGGMILVFVDVMKELPATMVLRPFNFDTLAVQTYRMAADERLAEAGAPALAIVLVGILPVILLNFRLAQQQRLNSSGDP